The following coding sequences lie in one Cronobacter universalis NCTC 9529 genomic window:
- the adhE gene encoding bifunctional acetaldehyde-CoA/alcohol dehydrogenase: MAVTNVAELNALVERVKKAQREYANFTQEQVDKIFRAAALAAADARIPLAKMAVAESGMGIVEDKVIKNHFASEYIYNAYKDEKTCGILDEDDTFGTITIAEPIGIICGIVPTTNPTSTAIFKSLISLKTRNAIIFSPHPRAKDATNKAADIVLQAAIAAGAPKDLIGWIDQPSVELSNALMHHPDINLILATGGPGMVKAAYSSGKPAIGVGAGNTPVVIDETADIKRAVASILMSKTFDNGVICASEQSVIVVDSVYDAVRERFASHGGYLLQGAELKAVQNIILKNGGLNAAIVGQPAVKIAEMAGINVPSSTKILIGEVSLVDESEPFAHEKLSPTLAMYRAKDFEDAVEKAEKLVAMGGIGHTSCLYTDQDNQPARVTFFGDKMKTARILINTPASQGGIGDLYNFKLAPSLTLGCGSWGGNSISENVGPKHLINKKTVAKRAENMLWHKLPKSIYFRRGSLPIALDEVITDGHKRAMIVTDRFLFNNGYADQITSVLKAAGVETEVFFEVEADPTLSVVRKGAELMNSFKPDVIIALGGGSPMDAAKIMWVMYEHPETHFEELALRFMDIRKRIYKFPKMGVKAKMIAVTTTSGTGSEVTPFAVVTDDETGQKYPLADYALTPDMAIVDANLVMDMPKSLCAFGGLDAVTHALEAYVSVLASEFSDGQALQALKLLKENLPASYHEGSKNPVARERVHSAATIAGIAFANAFLGVCHSMAHKLGSQFHIPHGLANALLISNVIRYNANDNPTKQTAFSQYDRPQARRRYAEVADHLGLSAPGDRTAAKIEKLLAWLESIKAELGIPKSIREAGVQEADFLANVDKLSEDAFDDQCTGANPRYPLIAELKQILLDSFYGREYKEGAEAVKAEAAPVAKADKKAKKTV; the protein is encoded by the coding sequence ATGGCTGTTACTAATGTCGCTGAACTAAACGCCCTCGTCGAGCGCGTCAAGAAAGCCCAGCGTGAATATGCCAACTTCACCCAAGAACAGGTTGACAAAATCTTCCGCGCCGCCGCTCTGGCCGCTGCAGATGCTCGAATCCCCCTCGCTAAAATGGCCGTTGCCGAATCCGGAATGGGTATCGTCGAAGATAAAGTGATCAAAAACCACTTTGCTTCTGAATATATCTACAACGCCTATAAAGATGAGAAGACCTGCGGCATCCTCGATGAAGATGACACCTTTGGTACTATCACCATCGCTGAACCTATCGGCATCATCTGCGGTATCGTTCCGACGACTAACCCGACCTCTACCGCCATCTTTAAATCGCTGATCAGCCTGAAAACCCGTAACGCGATCATCTTCTCCCCGCATCCGCGTGCGAAAGACGCGACGAATAAAGCAGCGGATATCGTGCTGCAAGCCGCCATCGCCGCCGGCGCGCCGAAAGACCTGATCGGCTGGATTGATCAGCCTTCCGTTGAACTGTCTAACGCGCTCATGCATCACCCGGATATCAACCTGATTCTGGCCACCGGTGGCCCGGGCATGGTGAAAGCAGCCTACAGCTCCGGTAAACCTGCTATCGGCGTAGGCGCCGGTAACACCCCGGTTGTTATCGACGAAACCGCCGATATCAAACGCGCCGTTGCTTCTATCCTGATGTCGAAAACCTTCGACAACGGCGTTATCTGCGCATCTGAACAGTCAGTTATCGTTGTTGATTCAGTCTATGACGCGGTGCGCGAACGTTTTGCGAGCCACGGCGGCTACCTGCTGCAGGGCGCTGAACTGAAAGCAGTTCAAAATATCATTCTGAAAAACGGCGGCCTGAACGCGGCTATCGTTGGTCAGCCGGCAGTGAAAATCGCGGAAATGGCAGGCATTAACGTGCCGTCCAGCACCAAGATTCTGATTGGCGAAGTCTCGCTGGTTGATGAAAGCGAGCCGTTCGCTCACGAGAAACTCTCTCCGACCCTTGCGATGTACCGCGCGAAAGATTTTGAAGATGCGGTAGAAAAAGCGGAAAAACTGGTCGCGATGGGCGGTATCGGCCACACCTCCTGCCTGTACACCGATCAGGATAACCAGCCGGCTCGCGTCACCTTCTTCGGCGACAAAATGAAAACCGCGCGTATTCTTATCAACACGCCGGCTTCTCAGGGTGGTATCGGGGATCTCTACAACTTCAAGCTGGCACCGTCTCTGACGCTGGGTTGCGGCTCATGGGGTGGTAACTCCATCTCTGAAAACGTTGGTCCTAAGCACCTGATCAACAAGAAAACCGTTGCTAAGCGAGCTGAAAACATGTTGTGGCATAAACTTCCGAAATCTATCTACTTCCGTCGCGGCTCACTGCCGATTGCGCTGGATGAAGTGATTACTGATGGTCACAAACGCGCCATGATCGTGACTGACCGCTTCCTGTTCAATAACGGTTACGCCGATCAGATCACCTCTGTGCTGAAAGCGGCTGGCGTTGAAACTGAAGTGTTCTTTGAAGTCGAAGCTGACCCGACGCTGAGCGTCGTACGCAAAGGCGCCGAGCTGATGAACTCCTTTAAACCGGACGTTATCATCGCGCTGGGCGGCGGTTCCCCGATGGATGCCGCGAAAATCATGTGGGTCATGTATGAACACCCGGAAACCCACTTCGAAGAGCTGGCGCTGCGCTTTATGGATATCCGTAAACGTATCTACAAGTTCCCGAAAATGGGCGTGAAAGCGAAAATGATCGCCGTCACCACCACCTCCGGTACCGGTTCTGAAGTGACACCGTTTGCAGTAGTTACCGACGACGAAACCGGCCAGAAATATCCGCTGGCGGACTACGCGCTGACCCCGGATATGGCGATTGTCGACGCCAACCTGGTGATGGACATGCCGAAATCGCTCTGCGCCTTTGGCGGCCTGGATGCGGTCACCCACGCGCTGGAAGCTTACGTTTCCGTACTGGCGTCTGAATTCTCCGATGGCCAGGCGCTGCAGGCACTGAAACTGCTGAAAGAAAACCTGCCGGCGTCCTACCATGAAGGTTCGAAAAACCCGGTAGCGCGTGAACGTGTACACAGCGCGGCCACCATCGCCGGTATCGCGTTTGCGAACGCCTTCCTGGGCGTGTGCCACTCTATGGCGCATAAACTGGGTTCACAGTTCCACATTCCGCACGGTCTGGCGAACGCCCTGCTGATCTCCAACGTTATCCGCTATAACGCGAACGATAACCCGACCAAGCAGACCGCGTTTAGCCAGTACGACCGTCCGCAGGCGCGTCGTCGTTATGCTGAAGTGGCTGACCATCTGGGTCTCTCCGCTCCGGGCGACCGTACCGCAGCGAAAATTGAGAAACTGCTGGCATGGCTGGAAAGCATCAAAGCTGAACTGGGTATTCCGAAATCTATCCGTGAAGCAGGCGTTCAGGAAGCTGACTTCCTGGCTAATGTCGACAAGCTCTCTGAAGATGCCTTCGATGACCAGTGTACTGGCGCTAACCCGCGTTATCCGCTGATCGCCGAGCTGAAACAGATTCTGCTGGATAGCTTCTACGGTCGCGAATATAAGGAAGGCGCAGAGGCAGTGAAAGCCGAAGCCGCTCCTGTCGCGAAAGCGGACAAAAAAGCGAAGAAAACCGTTTAA
- the tdk gene encoding thymidine kinase, whose amino-acid sequence MAQLYFYYSAMNAGKSTALLQSSYNYQERGMRTLVYTAEIDDRFGAGKVSSRIGLSSPARLYNVETSLFEDIRDAHHEAPVHCVLVDESQFLTREQVYALSEVVDKLDIPVLCYGLRTDFRGELFGGSQYLLAWSDKLVELKTVCFCGRKAGMVLRLDHEGRPYNEGEQVVIGGNERYVSVCRKHYKEALEKGSLKAVQGH is encoded by the coding sequence ATGGCGCAACTTTATTTCTACTATTCGGCAATGAATGCCGGTAAATCGACAGCATTACTCCAGTCGTCATATAACTACCAGGAAAGGGGAATGCGTACGCTGGTTTATACCGCGGAAATTGACGATCGTTTTGGCGCAGGCAAGGTGAGTTCCCGTATAGGATTATCCTCGCCTGCACGGCTTTATAATGTTGAGACCTCTTTATTCGAAGATATTCGCGACGCCCACCATGAAGCCCCGGTTCATTGCGTGCTGGTGGATGAAAGCCAGTTTTTAACGCGTGAGCAGGTTTATGCGCTTTCTGAAGTGGTCGACAAGCTGGATATTCCCGTGCTCTGTTATGGTCTTCGCACCGATTTCCGTGGCGAACTCTTTGGGGGAAGTCAGTATCTGCTGGCGTGGTCCGATAAACTGGTGGAACTGAAAACCGTCTGCTTTTGCGGTCGTAAGGCGGGTATGGTGCTTCGTCTTGACCATGAGGGGCGGCCCTATAATGAAGGCGAACAGGTCGTTATTGGCGGGAATGAGCGCTATGTTTCGGTGTGCCGTAAGCATTATAAAGAAGCGCTGGAGAAGGGCTCTTTAAAGGCGGTGCAGGGTCATTAA
- the hns gene encoding histone-like nucleoid-structuring protein H-NS produces the protein MSEALKILNNIRTLRAQARECTLETLEEMLEKLEVVVNERREEESAAAAEIEERTRKLQQYREMLIADGIDPNELLNSMSAAKTGTKAKRAARPAKYRYTDENGESKTWTGQGRTPAVIKKAIDEQGKQLDDFLIKD, from the coding sequence ATGAGCGAAGCACTTAAAATTCTGAACAACATCCGTACTCTTCGTGCACAGGCGAGAGAATGTACTCTGGAAACTCTGGAAGAGATGCTGGAGAAATTAGAAGTGGTTGTTAATGAGCGCCGTGAAGAAGAAAGCGCCGCCGCTGCGGAAATCGAAGAACGTACTCGTAAATTACAGCAGTACCGTGAAATGCTGATCGCTGACGGTATTGACCCGAATGAATTGCTGAACAGCATGTCTGCCGCTAAAACCGGTACTAAAGCTAAACGTGCTGCGCGCCCGGCTAAATATCGTTATACCGACGAAAACGGCGAAAGCAAAACCTGGACCGGCCAGGGCCGTACGCCTGCTGTGATCAAAAAAGCGATCGACGAGCAGGGTAAACAACTGGACGATTTCCTGATTAAGGATTAA
- a CDS encoding NAD-dependent epimerase, producing the protein MKFLVTGAAGFIGFHVSERLLAAGHQVIGIDNLNDYYDVNLKLARLNLLKQHTAFHFEKIDLADRQAMETLFAQHQPQRVIHLAAQAGVRYSLENPHAYADANLTGHLNVLEGCRHHKVEHLLYASSSSVYGLNRKMPFSTDDSVDHPVSLYAATKKANELMSHTYSHLYGLPTTGLRFFTVYGPWGRPDMALFKFTQAIVKGSSIDVYNHGQMRRDFTYIDDIAEAIVRLQDVIPQADPQWTVENGSPATSSAPYRVYNIGNSSPVALMDYISALEKALGKEAQKNMLPMQPGDVLETSADTSALYKVIGFKPQTSVEEGVKRFVEWYKAFYNVEG; encoded by the coding sequence ATGAAATTTCTGGTTACCGGCGCAGCAGGCTTTATTGGTTTTCATGTTAGCGAACGTCTGCTGGCAGCCGGTCACCAGGTTATCGGTATCGATAACCTGAATGATTATTATGACGTCAACCTCAAACTCGCCCGCCTCAATCTTCTTAAACAACACACCGCGTTTCATTTCGAAAAAATTGATCTGGCAGATCGTCAGGCGATGGAAACGTTATTTGCCCAACACCAGCCGCAGCGCGTCATTCATCTGGCTGCGCAGGCGGGCGTACGTTATTCGCTGGAAAATCCTCATGCTTATGCGGATGCCAACCTGACGGGGCATTTAAACGTGCTGGAAGGTTGCCGCCATCATAAAGTTGAGCATTTATTATACGCGTCTTCCAGCTCCGTTTACGGGCTGAACCGTAAAATGCCTTTTTCCACCGACGATTCTGTTGATCATCCGGTCTCTTTATATGCGGCCACTAAAAAAGCCAATGAGCTGATGTCGCATACTTATTCGCATCTGTATGGTCTGCCGACGACAGGGTTGCGTTTTTTCACCGTATATGGCCCCTGGGGTCGTCCGGATATGGCGCTGTTTAAATTTACTCAGGCGATTGTCAAAGGCAGCAGCATCGATGTTTATAATCATGGCCAGATGCGCCGCGATTTTACTTATATCGACGATATTGCTGAGGCGATTGTTCGTTTGCAGGATGTTATTCCGCAGGCTGACCCGCAGTGGACCGTGGAAAACGGCTCTCCGGCCACCAGCTCCGCGCCATACCGTGTTTATAATATCGGCAACAGTTCTCCCGTTGCGTTAATGGATTATATTTCCGCGCTGGAAAAAGCGCTCGGCAAAGAGGCCCAGAAAAATATGCTGCCGATGCAGCCAGGCGATGTGCTTGAAACGAGTGCCGATACGTCCGCGCTGTATAAGGTGATTGGCTTTAAACCGCAGACCTCGGTAGAAGAGGGCGTGAAACGCTTTGTGGAGTGGTATAAAGCGTTTTATAACGTCGAAGGGTAA
- a CDS encoding UDP-glucose dehydrogenase family protein — translation MKVTVFGIGYVGLVQAAVLAEVGHDVMCIDVDANKVENLKKGLIPIYEPGLTPLVKKNYEEGRLHFSTDAAEGVNHGVMQFIAVGTPPDEDGSADLKYVTAVARTIAQHMTSHKVVLDKSTVPVGTADKVRQVMSETLKARGADFPFDVVSNPEFLKEGAAVADCMRPERIVVGTDNDDVVELLRELYEPFNRNHDRMILMDIRSAELTKYAANCMLATKISFMNEISNLAERLGADVEKVRQGIGSDSRIGYHFIYPGCGYGGSCFPKDVQALIRTAEHIGYVPRLLKAVEDVNNDQKMKLPEFIRRHFGDNLQGKTFALWGLSFKPNTDDMREASSRVLMEELWKHGATVQAYDPEAMDETQRIYGHRADLRLMGTKEAALQGADALIICTEWQAFRAPDFDFIKNSLKEPVIFDGRNLYDPARLSKRGFVYYAIGRGASINIA, via the coding sequence ATGAAAGTAACCGTATTTGGTATTGGCTACGTAGGGCTGGTACAGGCCGCTGTACTGGCGGAAGTTGGGCATGACGTGATGTGTATCGACGTCGACGCCAACAAGGTTGAAAACCTGAAAAAGGGTCTCATCCCGATCTATGAGCCCGGCCTGACGCCGCTGGTGAAGAAAAACTACGAAGAAGGGCGTCTGCATTTCAGCACCGACGCCGCAGAAGGGGTTAACCACGGCGTAATGCAGTTTATCGCCGTGGGTACGCCGCCGGACGAAGACGGCTCCGCTGATCTGAAATATGTCACGGCTGTGGCGCGCACTATCGCCCAGCATATGACCAGCCATAAAGTCGTGCTGGATAAATCCACCGTTCCGGTGGGTACTGCCGACAAAGTGCGTCAGGTAATGAGCGAAACGCTGAAAGCGCGCGGCGCGGATTTCCCGTTCGATGTGGTTTCCAACCCGGAATTCCTCAAGGAAGGGGCGGCGGTCGCCGACTGCATGCGCCCTGAGCGTATCGTGGTCGGTACCGATAACGACGACGTGGTCGAACTGTTGCGCGAACTCTATGAGCCGTTTAACCGCAATCACGATCGTATGATCCTGATGGATATCCGCAGCGCCGAGCTGACCAAATATGCCGCCAACTGCATGCTGGCGACCAAAATCAGCTTTATGAACGAGATCTCAAACCTGGCGGAACGCCTGGGCGCGGATGTCGAGAAAGTGCGTCAGGGTATCGGTTCCGATTCCCGTATCGGCTACCACTTTATCTACCCTGGCTGCGGCTACGGCGGCTCCTGCTTCCCGAAAGACGTTCAGGCGCTGATCCGTACCGCTGAGCATATCGGCTACGTGCCGCGTCTGCTGAAAGCGGTTGAAGACGTCAACAACGATCAGAAGATGAAACTGCCGGAGTTTATTCGCCGCCATTTCGGTGACAATCTGCAAGGCAAAACTTTCGCGTTGTGGGGCCTCTCCTTTAAACCAAATACCGACGATATGCGTGAAGCCTCCAGCCGCGTGCTGATGGAAGAGCTGTGGAAACATGGCGCGACCGTACAGGCTTACGATCCGGAAGCGATGGATGAAACCCAGCGTATTTACGGCCATCGTGCGGATTTGCGTTTGATGGGCACCAAAGAAGCGGCGCTGCAGGGCGCGGACGCGTTGATTATCTGCACCGAGTGGCAGGCATTCCGCGCGCCGGATTTTGATTTCATCAAAAATTCCCTGAAAGAACCGGTTATCTTTGATGGCCGTAACCTGTATGATCCGGCAAGGCTCAGCAAACGCGGCTTTGTTTATTATGCAATCGGCCGTGGAGCATCCATTAACATTGCATAA
- the galU gene encoding UTP--glucose-1-phosphate uridylyltransferase GalU gives MAAINSKVKKAVIPVAGLGTRMLPATKAIPKEMLPLVDKPLIQYVVNECIAAGITEIVLVTHSSKNSIENHFDTSFELEAMLEKRVKRQLLEEVQSICPPHVTIMQVRQGLAKGLGHAVMCAHPVVGNEPVAVILPDVILDEFESDLSQDNLAEMIKRFDETGRSQIMVEPVEDVTAYGVVDCQGAQLQAGDSVPMVGIVEKPKADVAPSNLAVVGRYVLGADIWPLLAKTPPGAGDEIQLTDSIAMLMDKETVEAYHMKGKSHDCGNKLGYMQAFVEYGIRHNTLGEEFKAWLNDTVGDKK, from the coding sequence ATGGCTGCCATTAATTCGAAAGTGAAAAAAGCAGTAATCCCGGTTGCGGGATTAGGAACCAGGATGTTGCCGGCCACGAAGGCGATTCCAAAAGAGATGCTGCCGCTGGTGGATAAACCGTTAATTCAGTATGTCGTTAATGAGTGTATTGCCGCCGGCATTACTGAGATTGTTCTGGTCACTCACTCCTCAAAAAATTCCATCGAAAACCACTTCGATACCAGCTTTGAACTCGAAGCGATGCTGGAAAAACGCGTTAAGCGCCAGCTGCTGGAAGAAGTGCAGTCCATCTGCCCGCCGCATGTGACCATCATGCAGGTGCGTCAGGGTCTCGCGAAAGGCCTGGGCCATGCGGTAATGTGCGCGCATCCGGTCGTCGGCAATGAGCCGGTGGCGGTGATCCTGCCGGACGTTATCCTCGATGAATTTGAATCCGATCTCTCCCAGGACAACCTGGCGGAAATGATTAAGCGTTTCGACGAAACAGGCCGCAGCCAGATTATGGTGGAGCCGGTAGAAGACGTAACCGCGTACGGCGTGGTGGATTGCCAGGGCGCGCAACTGCAGGCGGGCGACAGCGTGCCGATGGTGGGCATCGTTGAGAAACCGAAAGCCGACGTGGCGCCGTCTAACCTCGCGGTTGTCGGTCGTTATGTGCTTGGCGCGGATATCTGGCCTCTGCTGGCGAAAACCCCTCCGGGAGCGGGTGATGAGATCCAGCTGACCGACTCCATCGCGATGCTGATGGATAAAGAAACCGTCGAAGCCTACCACATGAAAGGCAAAAGCCACGACTGCGGCAACAAACTGGGTTACATGCAGGCCTTTGTGGAATACGGAATTCGCCACAATACGCTGGGTGAAGAATTTAAAGCCTGGCTTAACGACACCGTCGGCGACAAGAAGTAA
- the rssB gene encoding two-component system response regulator RssB, which yields MTQPLAGKQILIVEDEAVFRSMLDAWLSSLGAQTHLAEDGVDALEKMHDAAPDLLICDLEMPRMNGLKLIERLRNDGNQTPILVISATDNMSDIAKALRLGVQDVLLKPVKDFNRLRETVYACLYPNMFNSRVEEEERLFQDWDALVNNPHAAAKLLKELQPPVQQVMSHCRVNYRQLVAADELGLVLDIAPISDNDLAFYCLDVTRAGDNGVLAALLLRALFNGLLQEQLSQQRQRLPELGALLKQVNQLLRQANLYGQFPLLVGYYHSELKNLILVSAGLNATLNTGDNQIQLSNGVPLGTLGNTYLNQISQRCESWQCQVWGAGGRLRLMLSAE from the coding sequence ATGACGCAACCATTAGCCGGCAAACAGATCCTCATCGTTGAAGATGAAGCCGTTTTTCGTTCGATGCTTGACGCATGGCTTTCATCGCTGGGCGCGCAGACGCATCTTGCCGAAGATGGCGTTGACGCGCTCGAGAAAATGCACGACGCCGCGCCAGATCTGCTGATTTGCGATCTGGAAATGCCGCGAATGAATGGCCTGAAGCTGATTGAGCGTCTGCGCAACGACGGCAATCAAACCCCGATTCTGGTGATTTCCGCGACGGACAATATGTCTGATATCGCCAAAGCGCTGCGCCTTGGCGTGCAGGACGTGCTGCTAAAACCCGTCAAAGATTTTAACCGGTTGCGTGAAACCGTTTACGCCTGTCTCTATCCCAATATGTTTAATTCGCGCGTCGAGGAAGAAGAGCGGCTGTTCCAGGACTGGGACGCCCTGGTCAATAACCCTCACGCCGCGGCGAAATTGCTCAAAGAGCTACAGCCGCCGGTACAGCAGGTGATGTCGCATTGCCGCGTGAATTACCGCCAGCTGGTCGCCGCCGATGAACTGGGGCTGGTGCTGGATATTGCGCCTATCTCCGACAACGATCTGGCGTTTTATTGCCTCGATGTGACGCGCGCCGGTGACAATGGCGTGTTGGCCGCGTTGTTATTACGCGCATTGTTTAATGGATTACTTCAGGAACAGCTGTCGCAACAACGCCAGCGTTTACCTGAGCTTGGGGCTTTACTTAAGCAGGTAAACCAATTGTTACGCCAGGCGAATTTGTATGGACAGTTTCCTTTACTGGTAGGTTATTACCACAGCGAATTAAAAAACCTCATATTAGTCTCCGCGGGTCTTAACGCGACGTTAAATACCGGAGATAACCAAATTCAGCTCAGCAATGGTGTCCCTTTAGGCACTCTGGGTAATACTTACTTAAATCAAATCAGCCAGCGTTGCGAGTCCTGGCAGTGCCAGGTCTGGGGCGCAGGCGGCCGCTTAAGACTCATGTTGTCTGCGGAATGA
- a CDS encoding YchJ family protein: MSQLCPCGSALEYSLCCQPYLSGNKSAALASQLMRSRYCAFVMKNADYLIKTWHPACQADSFRTDIEAGFAHTQWLGLTIFEEAPGHTESEAYVSFVARFQENGKSGAIIERSRFLNEQGRWYYIDGARPVFGRNDPCPCGSGKKFKKCCGQ; the protein is encoded by the coding sequence GTGTCGCAACTTTGTCCTTGCGGTAGCGCTCTGGAGTATAGCCTATGTTGCCAGCCTTATCTTTCTGGTAACAAGAGCGCAGCCCTTGCATCACAACTTATGCGCTCTCGCTACTGCGCTTTCGTGATGAAAAATGCGGATTATCTGATAAAGACCTGGCATCCCGCCTGCCAGGCAGACAGCTTTCGAACCGATATCGAAGCGGGTTTTGCCCATACACAGTGGCTTGGCCTGACGATTTTTGAAGAAGCGCCTGGTCATACCGAAAGCGAAGCGTACGTCAGTTTCGTGGCGCGTTTCCAGGAAAATGGCAAATCCGGCGCGATTATTGAGCGTTCGCGTTTTCTGAACGAACAGGGCCGCTGGTACTATATCGACGGCGCCCGCCCGGTTTTTGGACGTAACGACCCCTGTCCCTGCGGCTCCGGGAAAAAATTTAAAAAGTGTTGCGGGCAATAA
- the purU gene encoding formyltetrahydrofolate deformylase — translation MQALQRKVLRTICPDQKGLIARITNICYKHELNIVQNNEFVDHRTGRFFMRTELEGIFNDATLLADLDSALPAGSVRELNPAGRRRIVILVTKEAHCLGDLLMKANYGGLDVDIAAVIGNHETLRPLVERFDIPFELVSHEGLTREAHDNLMADAIAAHEPDYVVLAKYMRVLTPDFVARFPNKIINIHHSFLPAFIGARPYHQAYERGVKIIGATAHYVNDNLDEGPIIMQDVIHVDHTYTAEDMMRAGRDVEKNVLSRALYQVLAQRVFVYGNRTIIL, via the coding sequence ATGCAAGCATTACAACGTAAAGTACTGCGCACCATCTGCCCGGATCAGAAAGGGCTCATCGCGCGCATCACCAATATTTGCTACAAGCACGAGCTGAACATTGTGCAGAACAATGAGTTCGTCGATCACCGCACCGGCCGCTTCTTTATGCGCACCGAGCTGGAAGGCATTTTCAATGACGCCACGCTGCTGGCCGACCTCGACAGCGCCCTGCCTGCGGGCTCCGTACGCGAACTGAACCCGGCCGGGCGCCGCCGCATCGTCATTCTGGTGACCAAAGAGGCGCACTGTCTCGGCGATTTGCTGATGAAAGCTAACTACGGCGGTCTGGATGTCGACATCGCCGCGGTTATCGGCAACCACGAGACGTTGCGTCCGTTGGTTGAGCGTTTCGATATTCCATTCGAGCTGGTGAGCCATGAAGGGCTGACCCGCGAAGCGCACGATAACCTGATGGCGGACGCCATCGCGGCGCACGAGCCGGATTACGTGGTGCTGGCGAAGTATATGCGCGTCCTGACGCCGGATTTTGTCGCCCGCTTCCCGAACAAGATTATCAATATTCACCACTCGTTCCTGCCGGCGTTCATCGGCGCACGTCCTTATCATCAGGCGTATGAGCGCGGCGTAAAAATCATCGGCGCGACCGCGCACTATGTGAATGACAATCTGGATGAAGGCCCAATCATTATGCAGGACGTGATCCATGTGGATCACACCTATACCGCGGAAGATATGATGCGCGCCGGACGCGACGTTGAGAAAAACGTGCTTAGCCGCGCGCTCTATCAGGTGCTGGCCCAGCGCGTGTTTGTTTACGGCAACCGGACGATTATTCTGTAA
- a CDS encoding helix-turn-helix transcriptional regulator, with amino-acid sequence MRRDDVKNFLTRHRARLNPERYGFSVQNRRVKGLRREEVAQLAAVSVSWYTWLEQGREISISPAAIQRIGKVLQLSPAEQEYLEALIFGKNSTHQVYSALPPEVVAMVDALHPHPAFVRLANMDILYWNEAARTLFFDWSVMPVKDRNSLKLMFLCEDYRTRIHDWDKAARHTISAFRSYYAASNRAQAFEEVIDDLLSRSADFRTMWNCHEVKKVGAGNKTIIDIHGQINSFTFTSLEVESAPGMYLIFYMAHGAKTG; translated from the coding sequence TTGCGCAGAGACGACGTTAAAAATTTCTTGACCCGCCACCGGGCGCGTCTGAACCCTGAGCGCTATGGCTTCAGCGTGCAGAACCGGCGCGTCAAGGGCCTGCGGCGTGAAGAGGTGGCGCAACTGGCGGCGGTAAGCGTCAGCTGGTATACCTGGCTTGAACAGGGCAGGGAGATAAGCATCTCGCCGGCCGCCATACAGCGCATCGGAAAGGTGTTGCAGCTTTCACCGGCCGAGCAGGAATACCTTGAGGCGCTGATTTTTGGTAAAAACAGCACTCATCAGGTGTATTCAGCGCTTCCCCCCGAAGTGGTCGCTATGGTCGATGCGCTTCATCCTCACCCGGCCTTCGTCCGGCTGGCTAATATGGATATCCTTTACTGGAACGAGGCCGCCCGAACGCTTTTCTTTGACTGGTCGGTGATGCCCGTAAAAGATCGCAACTCCCTGAAGCTGATGTTCCTGTGTGAGGATTACCGCACGCGTATTCACGACTGGGATAAGGCCGCCAGGCACACGATTTCCGCGTTTCGCTCTTACTATGCCGCCAGCAACCGGGCACAGGCGTTTGAAGAGGTGATCGACGATCTGTTATCCAGAAGCGCTGATTTCCGCACGATGTGGAACTGTCATGAGGTTAAAAAAGTGGGGGCGGGAAACAAGACGATTATAGATATCCACGGGCAGATTAACTCTTTTACCTTTACCTCGCTGGAGGTGGAAAGCGCGCCGGGCATGTACCTGATTTTTTATATGGCGCACGGAGCGAAAACCGGCTGA